Proteins from a genomic interval of Marmota flaviventris isolate mMarFla1 chromosome 8, mMarFla1.hap1, whole genome shotgun sequence:
- the Usp19 gene encoding ubiquitin carboxyl-terminal hydrolase 19 isoform X4 has product MPAEPLHFVRGRPPSTKKISGELGWLPGGGGGSGVSKIGAGSRPCWGAGLWLLVPCWRIWPQRVAKIAGPGRKRRSPDPDAVADPGTLWLSTKRLRMSGGASATGPRRGPPGLEEATSKKKQKDRANQESKDGDPRRGSVPNPQEEHTKEELLLDWGQNENEVIVKLRVGAGPLRLEEVDTVFTDTNCVVRLPGGRQWGGVLYAEIESSCAKVQARKGGVLQLALPKKVPLLTWPSLLKKPLGTQELVPRLRCQENGQELSPIALDPGPEPRRAKQEARNQKRAQGRGEVGSGAGPGAQAGPSAKRAVHLCRGPEGEGSRDGPGPQGDAPPFLADPAPQVEAEEQLCVPPLNPQTCLLGSEKNLALLAGEKSVSPRNDPVSPAVAQIRDPGKDDLVKEEMTVATDAATLVDGKEPESMVNLAFVKNDSYEKGPDSVVVHVYVKEIHRDTSRVLFREQDFTLIFQTRDGNFLRLHPGCGPHTIFRWQVKLRNLIEPEHCTFCFTASRIDICLHKRQSQRWGGLEAPAARVGGAKVAVPTGPTPLDSTPPGGTPHPMTGQEEARAMEKDKSKARSEDTGLDGVVTRTTLEHVVPKPEPHLASPKPTCMVPPMPHSPVSGDSVEEEEEEEKKVCLPGFTGLVNLGNTCFMNSVIQSLSNTRELRDFFHDRSFEAEINYNNPLGTGGRLAIGFAVLLRALWKGTHHAFQPSKLKAIVASKASQFTGYAQHDAQEFMAFLLDGLHEDLNRIQNKPYTETVDSDGRPDEVVAEEAWQRHKMRNDSFIVDLFQGQYKSKLVCPVCAKVSITFDPFLYLPVPLPQKQKVLPVFYFAREPHSKPIKFLVSVSKENSSVSEVLDSLSQSVHVKPENLRLAEVIKNRFHRIFLPSHSLDTVSPSDMLLCFELLSPELAKERVVVLEVQQRPQVPSVPISKCAACQRKQQSEDEKLKRCTRCYRVGYCNQLCQKTHWPDHKGLCRPENIGYPFLVSVPASRLTYARLAQLLEGYARYSVSVFQPPFQPGRMALESQSPGCTTLLSNSSLEAGDSEKDSTQPPELQLVTSVAEGDMGVPQVWASPDRCPVPSTSGISSEMLTSGPIEGTSLPPVERVSRPEAAVPGYQHPSEAINAHTPQFFIYKIDASNREQRLEDKGETPLELGDDCSLALVWRNNERLQEFVLVDSKDLECAEDPGSAGEAARAGHFTLDQCLNLFTRPEVLAPEEAWYCPQCKQHREASKQLLLWRLPNVLIVQLKRFSFRSFIWRDKINDLVEFPVRNLDLSKFCIGQKEEQLPSYDLYAVINHYGGMIGGHYTACARLPNDRSSQRSDVGWRLFDDSTVTTVDESQVVTRYAYVLFYRRRNSPVERPPRAGHSEHHPDLGPAAEAAASQASRIWQELEAEEELVPEGPGPLGPWGPQDWVGPPPRGSTTPDEGCLRYFVLGTMAALVALVLNVFYPLVSQSHWR; this is encoded by the exons ATGCCGGCGGAGCCGTTACATTTCGTCCGTGGCCGGCCTCCCTCCACAAAGAAGATTAGCGGAGAGTTAGggtggcttcctggaggaggtggtggcAGTGGGGTTTCGAAGATTGGAGCTGGGTCGCGGCCCTGTTGGGGCGCTGGTCTGTG GCTGTTGGTTCCTTGTTGGAGAATTTGGCCACAAAGAGTTGCCAAAATAGCTGGGCCAGGAAGAAAGCGCCGCAGCCCTGACCCAGACGCTGTTGCCGACCCCGGGACACTCTGGCTGTCAACCAAGCGGCTCAGAATGTCTGGCGGGGCCAGTGCCACGGGCCCAAGGAGAGGGCCCCCAGGACTGGAGGAGGCCACTAGTAAGAAGAAGCAGAAGGATAGAGCAAACCAGGAGAGCAAGGATGGAGACCCTAGGAGAG GGTCAGTGCCCAATCCACAAGAGGAGCATACCAAAGAGG AGTTGTTGCTTGATTGGGGACAGAATGAAAATGAGGTAATTGTCAAGCTGCGTGTGGGAGCAGGACCCttgcggctggaggaggtggatacTGTTTTCACAGACACCAACTGTGTGGTGCGGCTTCCAG GTGGTCGGCAGTGGGGTGGTGTCCTTTATGCTGAAATAGAAAGTTCTTGCGCCAAAGTTCAGGCCCGTAAGGGTGGAGTCCTACAGCTGGCATTACCCAAGAAGGTGCCTCTGCTCACGTGGCCCTCTCTCCTG AAGAAACCTCTAGGGACCCAGGAGCTGGTGCCCAGGCTGCGGTGCCAGGAGAATGGGCAGGAACTGTCTCCCATTGCCCTGGACCCAGGCCCTGAGCCCCGCCGGGCTAAGCAGGAGGCCCGGAACCAGAAGCGGGCCCAGGGCCGTGGTGAGGTAGGCTCAGGGGCTGGCCCCGGGGCCCAGGCAGGGCCCAGCGCCAAGAGGGCTGTACATCTCTGcagagggccagagggggaagggtccAGGGATGGCCCTGGACCCCAGGGTGATGCTCCACCCTTCCTGGCTGATCCAGCCCCCCAG GTTGAGGCTGAAGAACAGCTCTGTGTACCACCACTGAATCCGCAAACCTGCCTCCTAGGCTCAGAGAAGAATTTAGCCCTTTTGGCAGGAGAGAAGTCAGTGTCCCCCAGGAATGACCCAGTCTCCCCAGCAGTGGCCCAGATCAGAGACCCTGGGAAAGATGACCTTGTCAAAGAAGAGATGACAGTAGCAACAGATGCCGCAACGTTGGTGGATGgtaaag AGCCTGAGTCCATGGTGAACCTGGCATTTGTCAAGAATGACTCATATGAGAAGGGCCCGGATTCAGTGGTGGTGCACGTGTACGTGAAGGAGATCCACAGGGATACCTCTCGAGTACTTTTCCGTGAACAGGACTTCACACTCATCTTCCAGACCAG GGATGGAAACTTCTTGAGGCTGCATCCGGGCTGTGGGCCCCACACCATCTTCCGTTGGCAGGTGAAGCTCAG GAACCTGATTGAGCCAGAACATTGCACCTTCTGTTTCACGGCCTCTCGCATCGACATCTGCCTCCATAAGCGTCAGAGTCAGCGCTGGGGGGGGCTGGAGGCCCCAGCTGCACGAG TGGGTGGTGCAAAGGTTGCCGTGCCGACAGGTCCAACACCTCTGGATTCAACCCCTCCGGGAGGTACCCCTCACCCCATGACAGGCCAGGAGGAAGCCCGGGCTATGGAGAAAGATAAATCCAAGGCTCGATCCGAGGACACAGGGCTGGATGGTGTGGTGACCCGTACAACCTTGGAGCATGTTGTCCCAAAGCCAGAGCCACACCTGGCCTCG CCCAAGCCCACATGTATGGTACCTCCAATGCCCCACAGCCCTGTGAGTGGAGAtagtgtggaggaggaggaggaggaagagaagaaggtgTGTCTGCCAGGTTTCACTGGCCTTGTCAACTTAGGCAACACTTGCTTCATGAACAGTGTCATTCAGTCTCTTTCCAACACTCGGGAACTTCGGGACTTCTTCCATG ACCGTTCCTTTGAGGCAGAGATCAACTACAACAACCCACTGGGGACTGGTGGACGTCTGGCCATTGGCTTTGCTGTGTTGCTCCGGGCCCTGTGGAAGGGCACTCACCATGCctttcagccttccaagttgaaG GCCATTGTGGCAAGCAAGGCCAGCCAGTTCACAGGCTATGCCCAGCACGATGCCCAGGAGTTCATGGCTTTCCTGCTGGATGGGCTACATGAGGACCTGAATCGAATCCAGAACAAGCCATACACGGAAACCGTGGACTCGGATGGACGGCCTGATGag GTGGTGGCTGAGGAAGCATGGCAGCGGCACAAGATGAGGAACGATTCTTTCATTGTGGACCTATTTCAGGGCCAGTACAAGTCGAAGCTGGTGTGCCCTGTATGTGCCAAG GTCTCCATCACATTTGACCCGTTCCTTTATCTGCCGGTGCCCTTGCCACAAAAACAAAAGGTTCTCCCTGTCTTTTATTTTGCTCGAGAGCCACATAGCAAGCCTATCAAG TTCCTGGTGAGTGTTAGCAAGGAAAATTCCAGTGTGAGTGAAGTTTTGGATTCCCTCTCTCAGAGTGTCCATGTGAAACCTGAGAACCTGCGTCTGGCTGAG GTAATTAAGAATCGCTTCCATCGTATATTCCTGCCCTCTCACTCATTGGACACTGTGTCCCCATCTGACATGCTTCTCTGCTTTGAGCTGCTGTCCCCAGAGTTAGCTAAGGAACGGGTAGTGGTGCTAGAAGTACAACAG CGCCCCCAGGTGCCCAGCGTCCCTATCTCCAAGTGTGCCGCCTGCCAGCGGAAGCAGCAGTCAGAGGATGAAAAACTGAAGCGATGTACCCGGTGCTACCGTGTGGGCTACTGCAACCA gCTCTGTCAGAAAACCCATTGGCCTGACCATAAGGGTCTCTGCCGCCCTGAGAACATTGGTTACCCCTTCCTGGTCAGTGTACCTGCCTCACGCCTCACTTATGCCCGTCTTGCTCAGCTGCTAGAGGGTTATGCCCG GTACTCTGTGAGTGTATTCCAGCCACCCTTCCAGCCTGGTCGCATGGCCTTGGAGTCTCAGAGCCCTGGCTGTACCACACTGCTCTCCAATAGCTCCCTGGAGGCTGGGGACAGCGAGAAGGACtccactcagcctcctgagctccagCTGGTGACCTCTGTGGCTGAAGGGGATATGGGGGTCCCCCAGGTGTGGGCATCTCCTGACCGGTGCCCTGTGCCTAGCACCAGTGGAATTTCTTCTGAGATGCTGACTAGTGGGCCTATTGAGGGTACTTCTTTGCCTCCTGTCGAGAGGGTGTCCCGGCCTGAAG CTGCTGTGCCAGGATACCAACATCCAAGTGAAGCCATAAATGCCCACACACCCCagttcttcatctataaaattgaTGCATCTAACCGAGAGCAGCGGCTAGAGGATAAAG GGGAGACCCCACTGGAGTTGGGTGATGACTGTAGCCTGGCTCTGGTTTGGCGAAACAATGAGCGCCTGCAGGAGTTTGTGTTGGTAGACTCCAAGGACCTGGAATGTGCTGAGGACCCAGGCTCTGCTGGTGAGGCTGCTCGCGCTGGCCACTTCACCCTGGACCAGTGCCTCAACCTCTTCACACGGCCTGAGGTGCTGGCACCTGAGGAGGCCTG GTACTGCCCACAGTGCAAACAGCACCGTGAGGCCTCCAAGCAACTGTTGCTATGGCGCTTGCCAAATGTGCTCATTGTGCAGCTCAAGCGCTTCTCCTTTCGTAGTTTTATCTGGCGTGACAAGATCAATGACTTGGTGGAGTTTCCGGTTCG GAACCTAGATCTGAGCAAGTTCTGTATTGGTCAGAAAGAGGAGCAGTTGCCCAGCTACGACCTGTATGCTGTCATCAACCACTATGGAGGCATGATTGGTGGCCACTACACTGCCTGCGCACGCCTGCCCAATGATCGCAGCAGCCAGCGCAGTGACGTGG GCTGGCGCTTATTTGATGACAGCACAGTGACGACAGTAGACGAGAGCCAGGTTGTGACACGTTATGCCTATGTACTCTTCTACCGCCGACGGAACTCTCCTGTGGAGAGGCCCCCCAGGGCAGGTCACTCTGAGCACCACCCAGACCTAGGCCCTGCAGCTGAGGCTGCTGCTAGCCAG GCTTCCCGGATTTGGCAGGAGCTCGAGGCCGAGGAGGAGCTGGTGCCTGAAGGGCCGGGGCCCCTGGGCCCATGGGGGCCCCAAGACTGGGTGGGCCCCCCGCCACGTGGCTCTACCACACCAGACGAGGGCTGCCTTCGGTACTTTGTCCTGGGCACCATGGCAGCTTTGGTGGCCCTTGTGCTCAACGTGTTCTATCCTCTGGTATCCCAGAGTCACTGGAGATGA
- the Usp19 gene encoding ubiquitin carboxyl-terminal hydrolase 19 isoform X3 yields MPAEPLHFVRGRPPSTKKISGELGWLPGGGGGSGVSKIGAGSRPCWGAGLWLLVPCWRIWPQRVAKIAGPGRKRRSPDPDAVADPGTLWLSTKRLRMSGGASATGPRRGPPGLEEATSKKKQKDRANQESKDGDPRRGSVPNPQEEHTKEELLLDWGQNENEVIVKLRVGAGPLRLEEVDTVFTDTNCVVRLPGGRQWGGVLYAEIESSCAKVQARKGGVLQLALPKKVPLLTWPSLLKKPLGTQELVPRLRCQENGQELSPIALDPGPEPRRAKQEARNQKRAQGRGEVGSGAGPGAQAGPSAKRAVHLCRGPEGEGSRDGPGPQGDAPPFLADPAPQVEAEEQLCVPPLNPQTCLLGSEKNLALLAGEKSVSPRNDPVSPAVAQIRDPGKDDLVKEEMTVATDAATLVDEPESMVNLAFVKNDSYEKGPDSVVVHVYVKEIHRDTSRVLFREQDFTLIFQTRDGNFLRLHPGCGPHTIFRWQVKLRNLIEPEHCTFCFTASRIDICLHKRQSQRWGGLEAPAARGAVGGAKVAVPTGPTPLDSTPPGGTPHPMTGQEEARAMEKDKSKARSEDTGLDGVVTRTTLEHVVPKPEPHLASPKPTCMVPPMPHSPVSGDSVEEEEEEEKKVCLPGFTGLVNLGNTCFMNSVIQSLSNTRELRDFFHDRSFEAEINYNNPLGTGGRLAIGFAVLLRALWKGTHHAFQPSKLKAIVASKASQFTGYAQHDAQEFMAFLLDGLHEDLNRIQNKPYTETVDSDGRPDEVVAEEAWQRHKMRNDSFIVDLFQGQYKSKLVCPVCAKVSITFDPFLYLPVPLPQKQKVLPVFYFAREPHSKPIKFLVSVSKENSSVSEVLDSLSQSVHVKPENLRLAEVIKNRFHRIFLPSHSLDTVSPSDMLLCFELLSPELAKERVVVLEVQQRPQVPSVPISKCAACQRKQQSEDEKLKRCTRCYRVGYCNQLCQKTHWPDHKGLCRPENIGYPFLVSVPASRLTYARLAQLLEGYARYSVSVFQPPFQPGRMALESQSPGCTTLLSNSSLEAGDSEKDSTQPPELQLVTSVAEGDMGVPQVWASPDRCPVPSTSGISSEMLTSGPIEGTSLPPVERVSRPEAAVPGYQHPSEAINAHTPQFFIYKIDASNREQRLEDKGETPLELGDDCSLALVWRNNERLQEFVLVDSKDLECAEDPGSAGEAARAGHFTLDQCLNLFTRPEVLAPEEAWYCPQCKQHREASKQLLLWRLPNVLIVQLKRFSFRSFIWRDKINDLVEFPVRNLDLSKFCIGQKEEQLPSYDLYAVINHYGGMIGGHYTACARLPNDRSSQRSDVGWRLFDDSTVTTVDESQVVTRYAYVLFYRRRNSPVERPPRAGHSEHHPDLGPAAEAAASQASRIWQELEAEEELVPEGPGPLGPWGPQDWVGPPPRGSTTPDEGCLRYFVLGTMAALVALVLNVFYPLVSQSHWR; encoded by the exons ATGCCGGCGGAGCCGTTACATTTCGTCCGTGGCCGGCCTCCCTCCACAAAGAAGATTAGCGGAGAGTTAGggtggcttcctggaggaggtggtggcAGTGGGGTTTCGAAGATTGGAGCTGGGTCGCGGCCCTGTTGGGGCGCTGGTCTGTG GCTGTTGGTTCCTTGTTGGAGAATTTGGCCACAAAGAGTTGCCAAAATAGCTGGGCCAGGAAGAAAGCGCCGCAGCCCTGACCCAGACGCTGTTGCCGACCCCGGGACACTCTGGCTGTCAACCAAGCGGCTCAGAATGTCTGGCGGGGCCAGTGCCACGGGCCCAAGGAGAGGGCCCCCAGGACTGGAGGAGGCCACTAGTAAGAAGAAGCAGAAGGATAGAGCAAACCAGGAGAGCAAGGATGGAGACCCTAGGAGAG GGTCAGTGCCCAATCCACAAGAGGAGCATACCAAAGAGG AGTTGTTGCTTGATTGGGGACAGAATGAAAATGAGGTAATTGTCAAGCTGCGTGTGGGAGCAGGACCCttgcggctggaggaggtggatacTGTTTTCACAGACACCAACTGTGTGGTGCGGCTTCCAG GTGGTCGGCAGTGGGGTGGTGTCCTTTATGCTGAAATAGAAAGTTCTTGCGCCAAAGTTCAGGCCCGTAAGGGTGGAGTCCTACAGCTGGCATTACCCAAGAAGGTGCCTCTGCTCACGTGGCCCTCTCTCCTG AAGAAACCTCTAGGGACCCAGGAGCTGGTGCCCAGGCTGCGGTGCCAGGAGAATGGGCAGGAACTGTCTCCCATTGCCCTGGACCCAGGCCCTGAGCCCCGCCGGGCTAAGCAGGAGGCCCGGAACCAGAAGCGGGCCCAGGGCCGTGGTGAGGTAGGCTCAGGGGCTGGCCCCGGGGCCCAGGCAGGGCCCAGCGCCAAGAGGGCTGTACATCTCTGcagagggccagagggggaagggtccAGGGATGGCCCTGGACCCCAGGGTGATGCTCCACCCTTCCTGGCTGATCCAGCCCCCCAG GTTGAGGCTGAAGAACAGCTCTGTGTACCACCACTGAATCCGCAAACCTGCCTCCTAGGCTCAGAGAAGAATTTAGCCCTTTTGGCAGGAGAGAAGTCAGTGTCCCCCAGGAATGACCCAGTCTCCCCAGCAGTGGCCCAGATCAGAGACCCTGGGAAAGATGACCTTGTCAAAGAAGAGATGACAGTAGCAACAGATGCCGCAACGTTGGTGGATG AGCCTGAGTCCATGGTGAACCTGGCATTTGTCAAGAATGACTCATATGAGAAGGGCCCGGATTCAGTGGTGGTGCACGTGTACGTGAAGGAGATCCACAGGGATACCTCTCGAGTACTTTTCCGTGAACAGGACTTCACACTCATCTTCCAGACCAG GGATGGAAACTTCTTGAGGCTGCATCCGGGCTGTGGGCCCCACACCATCTTCCGTTGGCAGGTGAAGCTCAG GAACCTGATTGAGCCAGAACATTGCACCTTCTGTTTCACGGCCTCTCGCATCGACATCTGCCTCCATAAGCGTCAGAGTCAGCGCTGGGGGGGGCTGGAGGCCCCAGCTGCACGAG GTGCAGTGGGTGGTGCAAAGGTTGCCGTGCCGACAGGTCCAACACCTCTGGATTCAACCCCTCCGGGAGGTACCCCTCACCCCATGACAGGCCAGGAGGAAGCCCGGGCTATGGAGAAAGATAAATCCAAGGCTCGATCCGAGGACACAGGGCTGGATGGTGTGGTGACCCGTACAACCTTGGAGCATGTTGTCCCAAAGCCAGAGCCACACCTGGCCTCG CCCAAGCCCACATGTATGGTACCTCCAATGCCCCACAGCCCTGTGAGTGGAGAtagtgtggaggaggaggaggaggaagagaagaaggtgTGTCTGCCAGGTTTCACTGGCCTTGTCAACTTAGGCAACACTTGCTTCATGAACAGTGTCATTCAGTCTCTTTCCAACACTCGGGAACTTCGGGACTTCTTCCATG ACCGTTCCTTTGAGGCAGAGATCAACTACAACAACCCACTGGGGACTGGTGGACGTCTGGCCATTGGCTTTGCTGTGTTGCTCCGGGCCCTGTGGAAGGGCACTCACCATGCctttcagccttccaagttgaaG GCCATTGTGGCAAGCAAGGCCAGCCAGTTCACAGGCTATGCCCAGCACGATGCCCAGGAGTTCATGGCTTTCCTGCTGGATGGGCTACATGAGGACCTGAATCGAATCCAGAACAAGCCATACACGGAAACCGTGGACTCGGATGGACGGCCTGATGag GTGGTGGCTGAGGAAGCATGGCAGCGGCACAAGATGAGGAACGATTCTTTCATTGTGGACCTATTTCAGGGCCAGTACAAGTCGAAGCTGGTGTGCCCTGTATGTGCCAAG GTCTCCATCACATTTGACCCGTTCCTTTATCTGCCGGTGCCCTTGCCACAAAAACAAAAGGTTCTCCCTGTCTTTTATTTTGCTCGAGAGCCACATAGCAAGCCTATCAAG TTCCTGGTGAGTGTTAGCAAGGAAAATTCCAGTGTGAGTGAAGTTTTGGATTCCCTCTCTCAGAGTGTCCATGTGAAACCTGAGAACCTGCGTCTGGCTGAG GTAATTAAGAATCGCTTCCATCGTATATTCCTGCCCTCTCACTCATTGGACACTGTGTCCCCATCTGACATGCTTCTCTGCTTTGAGCTGCTGTCCCCAGAGTTAGCTAAGGAACGGGTAGTGGTGCTAGAAGTACAACAG CGCCCCCAGGTGCCCAGCGTCCCTATCTCCAAGTGTGCCGCCTGCCAGCGGAAGCAGCAGTCAGAGGATGAAAAACTGAAGCGATGTACCCGGTGCTACCGTGTGGGCTACTGCAACCA gCTCTGTCAGAAAACCCATTGGCCTGACCATAAGGGTCTCTGCCGCCCTGAGAACATTGGTTACCCCTTCCTGGTCAGTGTACCTGCCTCACGCCTCACTTATGCCCGTCTTGCTCAGCTGCTAGAGGGTTATGCCCG GTACTCTGTGAGTGTATTCCAGCCACCCTTCCAGCCTGGTCGCATGGCCTTGGAGTCTCAGAGCCCTGGCTGTACCACACTGCTCTCCAATAGCTCCCTGGAGGCTGGGGACAGCGAGAAGGACtccactcagcctcctgagctccagCTGGTGACCTCTGTGGCTGAAGGGGATATGGGGGTCCCCCAGGTGTGGGCATCTCCTGACCGGTGCCCTGTGCCTAGCACCAGTGGAATTTCTTCTGAGATGCTGACTAGTGGGCCTATTGAGGGTACTTCTTTGCCTCCTGTCGAGAGGGTGTCCCGGCCTGAAG CTGCTGTGCCAGGATACCAACATCCAAGTGAAGCCATAAATGCCCACACACCCCagttcttcatctataaaattgaTGCATCTAACCGAGAGCAGCGGCTAGAGGATAAAG GGGAGACCCCACTGGAGTTGGGTGATGACTGTAGCCTGGCTCTGGTTTGGCGAAACAATGAGCGCCTGCAGGAGTTTGTGTTGGTAGACTCCAAGGACCTGGAATGTGCTGAGGACCCAGGCTCTGCTGGTGAGGCTGCTCGCGCTGGCCACTTCACCCTGGACCAGTGCCTCAACCTCTTCACACGGCCTGAGGTGCTGGCACCTGAGGAGGCCTG GTACTGCCCACAGTGCAAACAGCACCGTGAGGCCTCCAAGCAACTGTTGCTATGGCGCTTGCCAAATGTGCTCATTGTGCAGCTCAAGCGCTTCTCCTTTCGTAGTTTTATCTGGCGTGACAAGATCAATGACTTGGTGGAGTTTCCGGTTCG GAACCTAGATCTGAGCAAGTTCTGTATTGGTCAGAAAGAGGAGCAGTTGCCCAGCTACGACCTGTATGCTGTCATCAACCACTATGGAGGCATGATTGGTGGCCACTACACTGCCTGCGCACGCCTGCCCAATGATCGCAGCAGCCAGCGCAGTGACGTGG GCTGGCGCTTATTTGATGACAGCACAGTGACGACAGTAGACGAGAGCCAGGTTGTGACACGTTATGCCTATGTACTCTTCTACCGCCGACGGAACTCTCCTGTGGAGAGGCCCCCCAGGGCAGGTCACTCTGAGCACCACCCAGACCTAGGCCCTGCAGCTGAGGCTGCTGCTAGCCAG GCTTCCCGGATTTGGCAGGAGCTCGAGGCCGAGGAGGAGCTGGTGCCTGAAGGGCCGGGGCCCCTGGGCCCATGGGGGCCCCAAGACTGGGTGGGCCCCCCGCCACGTGGCTCTACCACACCAGACGAGGGCTGCCTTCGGTACTTTGTCCTGGGCACCATGGCAGCTTTGGTGGCCCTTGTGCTCAACGTGTTCTATCCTCTGGTATCCCAGAGTCACTGGAGATGA